The window GAATATTGTTCCACTCTGGATTTGCTGCACCCTGTGTTGCCTTCCCTGCAGGCATTTTGTGTCTTGTTTCATTTACAGCCTGTGCAAATAAACAatttgcaaattaaaataattttctttgatggaaattctgcttttgagTCAAAAAAAGCTGCAAAGTTTCATTTTGGAATTGTTAAGGGGAGTTGGTTCAGTGTTTCGGGACAGGATCATTCCCATaggaaacactgaaattaaatgctgggtttcagaaaatgtttcacCTGGTGTTTTGGTGGCAGTTAAAATCACGTGTCACATTTGAATTGTGTGTGTCAAATTTTTCAGGTCTCTGCAAATCAGGAGGATGGAAGTTGAATACAGCTTTTTGCATCTGCTCTGTGAATTCACAAGGAAGATGTGCCAGGATGGGCTCTTAGAACACGTCactggaaacagaaaacacacagagctgctcagggctttTTTGGCTGCATCCTCACCCTCAGCGTGCAGGAGACAGACCCAGCACTGGCTCATGGAGGCTCAGGAGCTGTCTGGTGCCATGGGGATGAGTAAGGATTTGGCAAAGATGTTTCATGGAGGGTTCGTTGGTGGTGGACTCATGTGTTGACATGGCCAATGGTCCAACGTGTTGTGCAACTTGGGTTAAAAAACAGAAACCATCAGATTTGACATTTTCAATaataaaacccaacaaattgggctgctctgcctccaaCTACcacctcagctctgggagcttcTCCCCATTCCCTCAAATCAGTCTAAGGAACAAGGCCAGATGCTTGAAAAGTGGGTAAAACTCTTCAGTTCATGGAGCCCAACCATTCACCCACCACAGAACCTCCTCTTGTGCAAATGGGCTATCCCAGCTTTCCCAAGACATCGTTCCATggcccttcccagctgctggagtgGAGCCTCGGGATGTTCATCCCACCATAGGACCACTGGGCGGGAccatccctttccctgctctgggtcCCCACCTGCTGGAGATGCTCGGCGGGCTTGGCCAGGACTCTCACACCTGCACCAGGTGATGGATGAGGGGGTCCTATTGGCGTGAGACCTTGGAGGCTTTTCCCTGGAAAGCGGCTCTGGAATGTTGCATGAGAAGCTTTTTCTGGCAGACCTGGATTACGGCCCCTCTCCTCTCCACCCCTGGCTGGAGGTTGCAGGGATTGAGGGATGGGTTAATGGGCACTGACCATCTCCTTTTGGGACCAGCATTCCCAAAGGGCTGTGGGTCCTTCCTCATCTGCCCTCCTTCTGCCCTGGCTCTTACCTTGACCAAGGTTCTTGTTTGGCCATGGGGGCTGGATTCCCACCTTGCCTGGtgctgccccattcctgccgGGATCCACACCAGGTACTGGTGGGAAGTGGGATCAGGATATTGCCATGGAGCCACAGGAGGGAGCCTGGGGCTGGTATGAGATCCCAGCTGAAACCCCCAAACCAGGCAGGTCATGGAAACCTCCCGGGAAGCTGGGTGGGAATTGGGAGACTGAAGTGCAGTGGGCACCTTGGCAGACCTTGGGTTCACTCCAAATGAACCTGAGGCCCTGAAACTGCCcttgcagaggagcagccaggatgTTTCATGGGATATTTGCACATCCCAGAGAAACCTCAGTGTGCaaacagtgtgtgtgtgtgtgtgtgtgtgcagattTTGGGTGCCttgccctgtgcctgcccctgcagctgctcttcccaACTAGGGCAATGCCCACCTGCTCCAAGCCCTTCCTGCTGCGTGCAAGCCTCTCTGTGTCCTTGCCATAGTGCTGATGCCAGAGGTGGGCTCCTCTGATGTACAATTTACTCCTGCTTCTACAAACTAATGGCTGAGCCATGCCCTGCATGAGCCAGCCCATGAATTCCAAATAAACCCTCGGGAATCACCTTCCTTTTCCCCACTTCCCTGtacttcctcctcctgcagtgacaggcagAAAGGGAAACTTTGCAGGTAACCACCGCAGTGAGCTTCATCCAGCTTTTGGCTCTGTTCTGAGACAACTTTTCCTTCCTGTGCCTCTGTTCTCCatccatggaatcatggaatagtttgggttggaagggaccttaaagtccatccagttccacccacatgccatgggcaggggcaccttccatagaccaggttgctcatcTCACCCTCCTTTCTATTTGCCCAACTTGTCCTAGAGCCCAAGTCCTAAAACTGAGTTTTGTTTCCTCAAGGAGCCAATCCTGTCTCAGGAGCTGccctcagggtgtccccagtgcaACACtcacagcaggaggagggaagaacaGCCAAAACCCAGCAGAGTTTAAAAATGACAAATGCTCTTTTATTGGACCTTACAGTAGGTTAGGCAGAGAagtgaggaggctgcagccacaaggacGAGTAGTTAGAAATCTTATACACACAAAGCAAAAACCTTTCCCACAAGTGCCGGAGAAAACAGAAGGGGCTGGAAGAAACCTTGAATTGCAGACAAAACCTTTGGAGGTTGTAACATGTTTTAGGGGGCAGAGGCTTTTAGAGCCTTTTGGAGATGTTTTCACTGCTGAGGACCTGGGACTGTGGTTCCACAAGGCTGTGATTCACCCTTGGAATGGGATGAACGAAATGGTTGTCCCTGTTCCATAGCACTTCCATTTCCCTTTGAACGCCTGACTTTGAGGAGAGACCAAGGGCTTGCTGACAGAGGGGCACCACGGGGTCCATGCCAGCCAGTGACCTGTTACAACCTGTGCTTCAGCCAAAGGTGCTCCAGATTCTCACAGAGGGGTCCTGGTccccctgctgccccagaggTGAAGGACGGAGGAAGGAGAGGCTCTAGCGCAGCTATTTACACCATgatctgcagggcaggaggccgGAATTGCGACAGCCGTGTGCTTGCCAGCCTTATCTGATGGTCTTTTTGCTGGTGGTGGTCTTGGAAACGATCCTGACACTGCCTCCCGTGTTGGAGCTGACGCCAcggctgctcccagagctgaaggagctgccGCCGCCATAGCTGAGCCCCCCGCCGAAGCCTCCGCTGGCTCCGAAGCCACCGCTGCCGCCTCCAAAGCCGCTGCTGCTCATGGTGtagctgctgccgccgccgccgccgcccatGCCGAGCCCCCCGCCCAGGCCCAGGCAGCTCCCGCCGCCGTAGCCCATCCCGCTGGAGCTGCTGACCACAGCTGGAAGGAAGCAGGAACAGCCATGTGAGGGAACAGCTGGGCTCCCAAGGTGGGGAGATCTGCAGTGTCACCCCCTTGGGGAGCGGTGGGTGGGAAGACGTGGAAGGGACACAGATACAAAGAGGTGGAAGGAGGGGGATAGGAAGAGGTGGAAGGGAGGTGATACTCACAGACACTGACAGCTCCGACTCCTTCTCCAGCAAGCCTGTTGGGAAAGGGGAAAGTGAGCAATAATGCCAAAACCTCGTCCATGGGACCATCTAATTAGGAGTGTTACAGGTGAAAGGTGACAGGGCTCATTTTTATCATTATCAGGCACCAATAGCTGGAGAAACAAAACTTTGCCTACCAAGTTCACAATTTCAACCATCTGTCTGTCTgccctggtgctccagccccttggGAAGAGCTGTTTGACGCCAAGGAGATGGTCCCTGGTCAGCACACAGAAGGTCCACATGTCCTCACCTGCTCTCCTCGccctccagcagcttcctgTAGGTTGCAATCTCGATGTCCAGGGCCAGCTTGACGTTCATGAGCTCCTGGTACTCCCGGAGCTGCCGGGCCAGGTCAGCCTTGGCTTTCTGCAGGGCATCCTCCAGCTCGGTCAGCTTGGCCTTGGCGTCCTTGAGGGCCATCTCCCCACGCTCCTCAGCCTCAGCAATGGCTGCTTGGAGGTTGGCACACTGGGAGCGGGGAGAACAGGCAGTTGTTTCATTTGGGCTCCCCAAACCACTCTCTCTGTTGCTGGGGGGTTGTGGGCAGTGGCTGGTGGCTCCCAGGATGGCACTGAGGGCTCCTGATGGGATCTGGCTCTTCCTGCTGAGCCTGGCCACCATCACCTCCCacccacctcctcctgctctgcaggaccaTCACTCTCCCACCTGTTTCTTCACGCTGTCGATCTCGTTCCGCAGCCTCTGGACCATCCGGTTGATCTCTGAAATCTCAATCTTGGTGTTCCTCAGGTCATCCCCGTGTCTCCCAGCAGAGACCTGGAGCTCCTCGtactggagcagggaaaggaagagagcaCTGGTGAGCACTCAGAGATCAAGGAAGGGTGAGGGGACTTCAGGGGACAAAGTGCAGGTCTGGATGAGGATTAAGGGGACAAGATTCCTCTGAAATCTGCCCATGGAATAATGGCACTCGCCCTTAACTCTCAATATCTGCTCGGAAGGCAGCGCCTCATGGCATTGGGGACCTAGGTGTTGTCACCTACAAGAACTTGGAAGGggaagtgtttaaggccagTTCTGCCAGTGACTCTGTGAGCCCAAAGTCAAAACTTTTGAACATCTTGTCCCTGTCTCCCCTCAGCTGatgggaaataatttctgatcATTTCTGACCACAGAAATCAGTCTGTCACCCCGGTGACCCACCTTGTTCTGGTACCAAGCCTCGGCCTCGGCGCGGCTGCGGTTGGCGATGTCCTCGTATTGCGCCTTGACCTCGGCGATGATGCTGTTGAGGTCCAGGTTCCGGTTGTTGTCCATGGACAGAACCACGGAGGTGTCGGACACTTGCTGCTGCATCTGGGACAACTCCTGCAGGAGatgcaaaaaattaatttaatggtcaggtgtccatggtggaaaccggagatgaggtgatttgggaGTCCTCCCCGCTAAGATGTTTTCTTGCATTTCCCTTGCTCTGTCTCCATTTTGTAACCTATTTCTGCATTATCATTTCCAAAAGGCTGGGACCACCTTCTCCTCTAGTCCTGTAGAGCCCTGGGTGTGGGAccacagggcaggagctgggggatcCTCTCCAGGAGCCACTCACCGCCTCATACAAAGCTCTCAGGAAGTTGATTTCCTCTGCCAGCGCATCCGCCTTGCCCTGGAGCTCAACCTTGTTCATGTAGGCACCATCCACGTCCTAAAGAGAAGATACCAATGGTTTCTGATGAAACCAGAACACAAAGGGGCTTCAGGACACCAGTGGGACTGTGTCTGCTTCCAGGTCTATTATTCATGGAATcgtggaatcatggaatgatttgggttggaagggacctgaaagctCATCCaattcccacccctgccatgggcagagacaccttccacagaCCATCCTGCTTTGGACTCTTCCAagcatggggcagccacagcttccctgggcaacctgtgccactgccagcagTTCCTTAGGCTCATTTTTATGTCCCTGTGATcaaggtattttttaaatgtaatgttGGACATTGACTGTGAGCCAGAACCAGGTTCTTGGGCAGAAGGCAAAGCTCTGACTCACAAGGATGTGACCAGAGACTGAGTTGAGCTGAGCCACAAGAGACCAGAAaacagggcagctctgctggcacacaGAAGGTTGTGCCCATTCCTGGCCTCGGGAGGACCCAACCCAGGATGTGCTGATCTCCCAGCTTGACCCAGCCATGATGGTGCAGGACCCCAACTCCCACCAAGTCTTGCTTGAACTCTGCAAGGTGGGTTAATTCCCTTTTCTGGCCCGTAATTCCCAACCCAGTCACCTTCTTGAGGACCACGAACTCGTTCTCAGCACCTGTGCGCCGGTTGATCTCATCTTCATATCTGCCGGGATAAAAGAGTGAGGTGGGTTGGTTGGAATGAAGAGGTGGGAGCACCCCATTCCCAAATCATCAGTTGTGGCTCATGGATGTATTCCCTACTCCCACATGTTTATCCAGAGCAGACGCAGAGCAAATATTACTGTCTTTGAACTGTGGGACTCCATGGTGTGAGTAGTCTCagttaaattaatatattttaatcaCTGCCCATAAAGTCAAGCTCATACATAAATGTGCAGATTCAGAGCCCGTTTTGGCaggaagcaggagcagccatTCCCGGTGACCTTCGCTCCGAGCAAAGTTATGCAAAAGACTTTCAACAAAGCTGCACTGCAATGCCTACAAATGTATAATAAAGCAATCATTTGGTATTTGATATTATAATAATGCTAATGGCTCTGAGGAACCCACTGCagcatttaattaaaacaaaaaactccatGGTTGTGCAAGAGGGGATCATTACAGCTCTGACAGTGGTTCTGTGGAACTTTCTATGGCTCTGAGCAACATTCTCTCATCAGATAATCAGGGCAGGGCTTGGCTAGAAAGTAGACAAAACATGCAGGCTGTTGAGGCAAAACCTGGCTTTCAAAGGCAGATTTGTGCCAGTCCTCTCACCAATATTGGCAGAGTTTCCCTGCAGCCGGATCTGTTAGTGGACAAGGGAAGAGGTGGGAATAAGCCAGTGGACGGGGAAAAACTCTAGACTTAAACTGTGTTCTCTTTTCCAAAAGGTAGCTCTGAAATCCAGACTGTAGAATTGATTATTTGGGGCCTAACCAGTATTTCCAAAAATCCTACAACACATTTCAAGACCTCAAAAGCACCCAAAACCACACTAGCAGCTCTGCCAGTCCCTCCTGTTGGATCTAAGTGTTGTCTTCCCAGCTCCCCTCCCAAAAAATCTGTCTCTTCCCATGCTTAACTACCTAATATTAacatattccagccctgcaggatgaTTCTCAAATTTGCAGGCAGGACTGGTTGAAGAAGGGACATATTGTTCTCAGCCAAATAAAAGTCAATGGCCTCAcctaaaaatcccccccaaaaaatcccttccAGGCAGCAGGTGCTGACTGGTGTGTCCTGAGAATGATCCATCCCACCTGCACTGGATCCCAGCAGGGGGTTAATGCTCTCCCCAGGGAAATTTTTGGCAAAGGGCTGATCATCTTCCAGGTGATGGGAGCTGAGTGAGCCTGAGCACTCCCAGATCACCTGGGACCTCTAGAAAAGCTGGAATTTCCTTCacagaatgggaaatgggggatTTTGGAGCTGGAAGTTTATTGGCTACATTTCATTCTGGTTTTGTCTGTCTATTATCCTCACAATTTACTAATTTTTCTGTCTCCTGGTATATTATGTCAGGAGACTTCAGGGATCAGACTGTGACCTCTGTTGTGCTGGAGCACCGTTCCCCAGGAATTCACTGACCTTGCCTGTGATAAATGTAAAGTAGCACGGGGTAATTCTGGGAACACGATTTATGCTGGGAAGAGGAACCTGGATCAAACACCAAGTGTGCACTCGCAGGAATGAGCACCGGCCCAGactttcctggctgggatgaCTCACTCTGCAGAGCGGGATCCCTTACTTGTTCTTGAAGTCTTCCACCATGTCCTGCATGCTCCGGAGCTCGGAGTCCAGCCGGCCCCTCTCTCCCACCAGGCTGTCGAGCTGCCGCCGGAGGTTGTTGATGTAGGCTTCGAAAATGGGCTCCAGGGACTTCCTGGTGACAGTGTGACCCTGCTCTTGGAGGAGGGTCCACTTGGTCTCCAGCACCTTGTTCTGCTGCTCCAAAAAGCGCACCTGGggagaaacaaaaccagggaCATGTGTGGAAAAACCTCACAATGGCCAGGAAAAGGTGGGATCACCAACAGAAAAGGTCCAGAGATGTTGGGACAAACAGAAGGGAATTATTAGGAGTGTTCCAGTTTAGGGCTTCTACTTCTTAAAAGTATTAGAAGCTTCTGGAGGTGTTTAGCAAGACTTTTTCAGGAGTTTTAATCAGGCCAAACACCTGTACTTGCAAGTTTAATGTTTCTCCCCCCAGCAGATGTTCAGCCCACCTTACTGGTTTAAACTGGTTGTGTCCCATTGTAGAGGAGAAGAGCCATCCACCCCAGAATTGTTTTTacagggaagagagagaattACTTTGTCAATAATATAAAGATGCTGAAAAACTCATCCTTGCTAAGAGGAAACATAAAACAGTTCTTAGTTTTCAGCCAAGCCCACGTTGTTTGTCGACTGGGATCAGTTCAGGCAAGTCCCTAAATCCAAATGAAGTTTCTTCCTGAAGGTTTTATCCCGAGGCAACTGATAGCATGCGTGGCTTGATGGTTCAGACCAAACTCTCACCTTGTCAATGAAGGAGGCAAATTTGTTGTTGAGGGTCTTGATCTGCTCCCTCTCCTGTGTTCGCACCTTCTGGATTTCCGGATCGATATCCAGCTTGAGGGGTGCCAGGAGGCTCTGGTTGACAGTCACTTCATGGATGCCACCAGGCGGGCAAACAGGGAACCCGGGGCCACCTCGGCCACCAAATCCgggccctcccagcccaaatccACTTCCCAGCCCATAGCCACCACCACCACCGGCTCCTCCTAAGCCAAAGCCAGCGCCTGCTCCGCCACCATAGCCAAGACCGAAGCCGTATCCGCCCCCGGCTCCGCTCCGTAGACCTCCACCGACCGAGCTGTAGGAAATTCTTTTGCTTCCACCCAAGTTATAGAGACTTCTGCTGCCAAAGCCACCGCCAGCTCCAAAGCCTCCTCCAcctccagctcttcctcctccaacTCTGGAGACAGACACAGAGCTAAAACTGCTTCTGGTCCCACCACCGCCACCTCCTACAATAGCAGAGCCTGAGCTAAAGCCCCTCATGCCCCCTCCAGTAGATGATCTGAAAGAGATACGGCTCATGGCTGGTTCAGTTGGGAAGACAAAGAGtaggagagaggaaaacaaaaaaaggctgCGCAGCAGGAAAAGAGCAGAGGGCAATGGAGACAGAAACCCCTGTAATGGGAGAGCTTGGGAGCCTCCTCTTTTATCTGCTTGGAAAACTTGGCACGGGAATTCAGAACTTGACGTGCCTTGCAGCAACTTGCCTTGTCAAACACACCTCGGCTACGGCGAGGCGctgaaaaatgcattgtttgCAGGCAGGAAAGTAACGGCGAGAGGAGCTCCCCCCTCCACCAAAGCCGCCGCTCTGAGTCATGGAATTAGCATTGAATGGGACGAGGTCTGCACTCAGGGCAGGATGCAACATGATTCCCGAGACCCTGGGAGCCGCTTTCCCTCAGGCGAGACAAGGACTCGCTCGCTTGAGCAAAGCGAAGATTTTGCAAGTTGCATTTTCAGGTTTAACACGTTGCATAGGCAAGAAAAGTAGGGGCTTTTCCAAGATTTCCAGCTCTGCAACTGGCCATGCGTGTCCTGTTGTCGGCTTGGGAAAGTTGGGTCTGAAGGTGGTTTTAATGATCACTGCTGACAttgtttttttaacattcaagtttgatttttttttttctggatctAAATGGTCATGGGGTTGAGGAGATGAGCTGAATGGAAGTTGTGTCATGGCAGTATTTCCTGGGATCTTACCAAAAATCATCTCCCCTCATTCCAGGGGAGAACTGAGGAATTAGTTAACATGATTTTGAAATACAGCTTGTAATTGCTTTTTCCAAAATCATGTCAAAATAGATTAAATAGTACTTTACTTAATAGGAAATAGATTAAATAATACTTTCCTTAGACTTAAAAAACACTACTAAAAATCTGCTCGAAATTATTGTGGTTCTATAGTACCTCCTTGTAAGGCTGAGGGTTCAAAAGCTCCATCTGAAGTGatatttttatagctttttCTGCCTCCCtccacccccccccccttatATTTATCCAACAGTTTCCACGTCATTGCTGGCTCTAAAAGATGTTCTGTGGAGGGGAATTCACCCActttcctccccagcccctccttcaCTCCGCTGAGATCACACAGTTGgaaaaactttctaaaatagCTTTTGCCTCTTGATGTTGCTTCTGGGTGAACCCTTGTGCAGGAGTTTCAACCCCCACAAATGAGTCTGGGTTGTGTAAAGGCTTGAGAGCCAGGGATCCTTCTCTTGTGTCTATGAAGAGCTTGACATGAGATACAGGAGAGGAAATCCCCTCATTCCCACTCAAAATGCCTCCCCAAATACTTTCGTGAACTGATTCTGCCCACTGGCCAAGGCTGCCCACCTTGGCCAGGTGAAGTAATAGTGAAAGACAGAGAGATGAGACCCTGAGCagctcaaacaaaaaaatttcccaaattcaTCTACATGAGCAAAAAGTGCAGGAGCTCAATCCAAAAGGAGGAGTTTAAGCGGATCGGCTGCGTCTCAGAGCTTGTTTGTGTTGATGTGTTTCCAACcgctgcttttttttctgtctgggaACTTGAAAGAGCCTGAGCAGGAggggtttggttgggttgggtttgctttggttgggttttgtctCCTTGCAatcagaaaacagcagcactcCCAACTCCCATCTCCTTGGAGCGCTCCTGATTCCGATAGTGAGTCACCGTGGGCGCAATCGGAGCTGATCCCCAATGGGCTGATCCAAAATCCCTCCTGCGActgggaggcagctgggctgtAGCAAGGGGGTGCTCTCACCCCAGGAGTGGAGATGTAGGAATATCCTGCTGGAAACGCAGCGTTTTGCTGGGAAAACTTCTCCCCTCACTCCACCCAAACCCAGCGGCTCCCGATTTCACAGCGGCAGCAACCTCAGCCCTGAGACCTCTGGGCACTGAAAATAACACAGTGATACTGAAAATAGATAAACTCTGCTCCAAGCATGGCAGATCCATGGGGATTTGCTTTCCTATGCCTGCCCATGTGAACTGGCACAACTGTGCCAGGAGCCTGCGGATGGGGGCCAGGCACGGAACTTGCCTTTGACTCCCAAATTGCTTATGCAAAGTCACACCTGGGAACAGGAGCACAGGTTTTAATtaaagcagagggaaaggattCATGTGGAAGGGAATCATTACTTCCCCAGCTCTTCTAGGAAAGCCTGTTGCTGCAGACAATGGCAATTAAGTTGACTATTACAAAGGATTtgaaagagcaaagcaaaggatGGCTTAGGcaccaaaacaaggaaaattctTGTGGAATCTCTCGGTCCCTCACACTTTCCTTTCTCGGTTTGTGTCACTCACATGCAGTGGTGTCCCACTGAATGTGCTCGGGGCTGCAGGGGGGCTGTGCTGTCCTCTCAGGTGGGACAGTTCCCGGTGGAGAGGCAGGACATTTCATGGGGGGCTGTCTGGGGGGTGAGGGCACTGCAGAGAAAGGGGAGGAGGAACAGGGCTCCTgtctgcaggagctcagctgcctctgagctctgatttgctctttttttcagaagggactagaaaaaaagatgttaaaaaCTCTCCTTGGTTAAGGTTGGGTTGTCAAAAGCTGTGTTAAATCCTTGCACCCAACTGTGCAATTTGGCGAGGTCAGAAATTGAGGTGACTCAGAGTTTATTTTTCACCTTCGCTGGTTTTTTGGCCTGTCTGCAACATCCTCTGGACAGCAGAGACTTAGGAGTCTTGGTGGATGACAGGCAAGGatgacatgagccagcagtgctcatgATCAGAAGGAATGGAATTCCCAATGGAATCCTGGGATGCCTTAGGAAAAGCATGGCCAGTGGGTCAGGGAGGGGATCCTGTCCCTCTGCTTGACCCTGGTGGGGCCACGTCTGGAGTTCTGTGTTTTGCTCTGGACTCTGCAGTTCCAGAAGGACAAGCAACTCCTGGAGAGGGTCCAGTGGAAGCCACAAAGGTGATGAGAGATCTGGAGCATCTTTTTGATGAAGCGAAATGGCGGGAGCTTGGCGTggtcagtctggagaagaggaggctgagagGGGATCCCAACAATCATAAGAATACCCAAATATCcataaaaatatctcatttgaGAGGGTTTCTCATCAATCCATGTGAACATCTCCAAGGGGTGGAAAGAGGATGGTGTCAGACtgttcagtggtgcccagcGACAGGACAAGGATCTCAGAATCCCCGAGGTgggaaaagacctccaggatcaTCAAATCCCATCTGTGCCCAATCCCCACCTCAtaccagcccagagcactgtgTGCCACGTCCAGTCATCCCCTGGACACCTTTAGGGATGGCAGtcctaccacctccctgggcagggag of the Molothrus aeneus isolate 106 chromosome 30, BPBGC_Maene_1.0, whole genome shotgun sequence genome contains:
- the LOC136567781 gene encoding keratin, type II cytoskeletal 6A-like; protein product: MSRISFRSSTGGGMRGFSSGSAIVGGGGGGTRSSFSSVSVSRVGGGRAGGGGGFGAGGGFGSRSLYNLGGSKRISYSSVGGGLRSGAGGGYGFGLGYGGGAGAGFGLGGAGGGGGYGLGSGFGLGGPGFGGRGGPGFPVCPPGGIHEVTVNQSLLAPLKLDIDPEIQKVRTQEREQIKTLNNKFASFIDKVRFLEQQNKVLETKWTLLQEQGHTVTRKSLEPIFEAYINNLRRQLDSLVGERGRLDSELRSMQDMVEDFKNKYEDEINRRTGAENEFVVLKKDVDGAYMNKVELQGKADALAEEINFLRALYEAELSQMQQQVSDTSVVLSMDNNRNLDLNSIIAEVKAQYEDIANRSRAEAEAWYQNKYEELQVSAGRHGDDLRNTKIEISEINRMVQRLRNEIDSVKKQCANLQAAIAEAEERGEMALKDAKAKLTELEDALQKAKADLARQLREYQELMNVKLALDIEIATYRKLLEGEESRLAGEGVGAVSVSVVSSSSGMGYGGGSCLGLGGGLGMGGGGGGSSYTMSSSGFGGGSGGFGASGGFGGGLSYGGGSSFSSGSSRGVSSNTGGSVRIVSKTTTSKKTIR